In Plasmodium relictum strain SGS1 genome assembly, chromosome: 4, a single window of DNA contains:
- a CDS encoding RING zinc finger protein, putative, producing the protein MKFGKNIRREMHNHANMHYLNYKLLKKLIKNINNSTNEKDIKKAKQFNEEFENVLHYDLKIIEQTFQNLFKEIMNIKKEIEKNFSVGMIDEDMKIHKKNISFDKLLNILKEKNVSKEFFDFCVQLSLLSNKCKIIRTYVIYNYIGLIKILKKKKKHCSNIFQNIGISDIISLYSWCLSDELPKLISSVNIISDEFMQKFSSSSVTIEKYICPICLCLIHDPVTLNSCFHSFCWRCLATAIQKYSIDNCPSCRTKIVYDKNSFKIDGILSQFLEKHFVNIEDNQEREEEKEKEKENKNQNVNENNFTSEYYCCYENEVCTLNDNYSEEKDYYDENSGEKNNKIHLKKEDLFKKKLKKTNDKIIKSSVFNYDLLKKKEHSSSSSNDGSCYLEEREDSFINNERVEDYYSIENNFINLKYNGDLIDNFENLNKYLSVLNKNDLNIIDDKEKESDYSDEFHNDITQKKDHNNLKIKNEDNYNIINKVISYTLS; encoded by the coding sequence atgaAGTTTGGAAAAAATATTAGGAGGGAAATGCATAATCATGCGAATAtgcattatttaaattataaacttttaaaaaagttgataaagaatattaataatagcacaaatgaaaaagatataaaaaaagctAAACAATTTAATGAAGAATTTGAAAATGTATTACattatgatttaaaaataatagaacaaacttttcaaaatttatttaaagaaataatgaatataaaaaaggaaattgaAAAGAATTTTTCAGTAGGAATGATAGATGAAGATATGAAGATacataaaaagaatatttcttttgataagttattaaatatattaaaagagaaaaacGTATCGAAAGAATTTTTCGATTTCTGTGTACAATTAAGTTTATTATCAAACaaatgtaaaataataaggacatatgttatatataattacattggattaattaaaatattaaaaaaaaaaaagaagcatTGTAgcaatatttttcaaaatataggAATATCAGACATTATATCCTTGTATTCTTGGTGTTTGTCAGACGAGTTACCAAAACTTATTTCATCAGTCAATATTATATCAGATGAATTTATGCAAAAATTTAGTAGTTCATCTGTTacaatagaaaaatatatttgccCAATTTGCTTATGTTTAATTCATGATCCCGTAACATTAAATTCGTGCTTTCATTCATTTTGTTGGAGATGCTTAGCTACAGCTATTCAAAAATATTCCATTGATAATTGCCCTTCATGTAGAACAAAAATTgtttatgataaaaattcatttaaaatagatGGAATATTAAGCCAGTTTTTAGAAAAACATTTCGTAAATATAGAAGATAATCAAGAAagagaagaagaaaaagaaaaagaaaaagaaaataaaaatcaaaatgtaaatgaaaataatttcacATCAGAATATTATTGTTGCTATGAAAATGAGGTATGCACATTAAATGATAATTACAGTGAGGAGAAAGATTATTATGATGAAAATAGtggagaaaaaaataataaaatacatttaaaaaaagaagatttatttaaaaaaaaattgaaaaaaactaatgataaaataataaaaagtagTGTATTTAATTATgatctattaaaaaaaaaagaacataGTAGCAGCTCATCAAACGATGGTAGTTGTTATTTAGAGGAAAGAGAagattcttttattaataatgaaagGGTAGAAGATTATTATTCCATTGAAAACAACttcattaatttaaaatataatggtGACCTAATTgataattttgaaaatttaaacaAGTATTTATctgttttaaataaaaacgaTTTAAACATAATAGATGacaaagaaaaagaaagcgATTACAGTGACGAATTTCATAATGATATTACTCAGAAAAAAGATCataacaatttaaaaattaagaatgAAGATAACtacaatattataaataaggTAATTAGTTATACTCTTAGTTAA
- a CDS encoding transporter, putative has protein sequence MLKILKCHFKKKVKVYSDGNDNEDRGKIVKYNGDENTLLKSENTSIKKMRSVLYEESINFSESNTYYKSTNIHNYNNINAYSDYIKKSKYARTYEQENIYNEALNLYNNRNTYKKKRYFNDFYANIRKNIRKSEFFGDNNGYIEEYQIEGSNNDLDKKILNENIYKIRKREQSILFHNKYKELFSESKINMKTINETHNRRKTCKRDTKEKVKSTNLLCDIKELNSFSDTNSFDEKDENFLEKLIKLQYTPEQISQLSDLFENPKTLKNVNVKILKWLNNQLNNGYWLERFSLFLLGLTIAIGVGNIETIWFLMSTWHGVIFILPYILCYSFVCHPILSFELYIGQLVRTSAPFVFYRLLKQSASVGFLMVLTCLINSYINSYRTAAEYFIYLVNSFKKELPWKLNSVEIDFCTSFKNDFVSCHKYRPLCLFSKSTSSCVPNNLGKAYLIYQNKFFPKNELYNSLLNINKNNSYINIFSRSESYIDKDTLFFLFVCNFLVTIFQLFGLTNFAFCSALVLLLIGFLSITQFATMFNLSGATQAYSHVLKSWEISYIYTYSSIWSQCVSFALYELSIGIGIYSSLATKSRIGTNLAFDGYAITIWNSIISALMFFSAVAVIGFISKSLNSNFVDILEYSRKDCSFVLFPVGFTYLKKMEKTLCMLYYGSYAVLSCASLAIQYEVLVMTIKDFKFSKNKKKRTIILTLSIFFFLASFFISNTDSKNVIWFLTFTISENGRVFVALSICVILGWLYNIQAQFKALTTICVLSFNITFWILNIIVSVLFNYLSYHIYVLYLCRLIIFLISTIVALLALKIEVHLNKNEMEFFYKNLTYKDILYTLYLGNIESLRKELQRIISGNVYIGNISMFWSISIKYIATSILLSALIEFVDGIFYSTEIKEKVKLIPKGWVIFSICFWIFTFLLLLMFPFFTNLFEKYCAPDDYFVDFELLPSKPLKEIQNFNLLSYFYEFKNINKKKKKKFSLIRNN, from the exons atgttaaaaattttgaaatgtcattttaaaaaaaaagttaaagtCTATTCAGATGGAAATGATAATGAAGATAGAggaaaaatagtaaaatataATGGAGATGAAAATACGTTGCTAAAGTCAGAAAATacatcaataaaaaaaatgagatcTGTATTATATGAAGAGTCTATTAATTTTAGTGAAAGTAATACTTATTATAAAAGTACAAATattcataattataataacatAAATGCTTACTctgattatataaaaaagtctAAATATGCAAGAACATATGAACaggaaaatatttataatgaagctttgaatttatataataatagaaacacatataaaaaaaaaagatattttaatgatttttatGCAAATATAAGAAAGAATATACGTAAGAGTGAATTTTTTGGTGATAATAATGGATATATTGAAGAATATCAGATAGAAGGAAGTAATAAtgatttagataaaaaaatattaaatgaaaatatctataaaataagaaaaagagAACAAAGTATTTTATTccataataaatataaagaattgTTTAGTGaaagtaaaattaatatgAAAACTATTAATGAAACAcataatagaagaaaaacCTGTAAAAGGGATACtaaagaaaaagtaaaaagtACTAATTTATTATGTGATATAAAAGAACTAAATAGTTTTAGTGATACAAATTCTTTTGatgaaaaagatgaaaatttCTTAGAAAAACTAATAAAGTTACAATATACACCTGAGCAGATATCACAATTAAGCGATTTATTTGAGAATCccaaaacattaaaaaatgtaaatgtTAAAATATTGAAGTGGTTAAATAATCAACTGAATAATGGTTATTGGTTAGAAagattttctttatttctattaGGATTGACTATAGCTATAGGTGTAGGTAATATTGAAACAATATGGTTTTTAATGTCTACCTGGCATggtgttatttttattttaccttACATTCTTTGCTATAGCTTTGTTTGCCATCCCATTTTATCATTTGAATTATATATAGGGCAACTCGTTAGAACATCTGCTCCTTTCGTCTTTTATAGATTATTGAAACAATCTGCTTCTGTTGGTTTTCTAATGGTATTAACATGCTTAATAAATAGTTATATAAATAGTTATAGAACAGCAGcagaatattttatatatttagtgAACTcctttaaaaaagaattaccATGGAAATTAAATAGTGTAGAAATTGATTTTTGCACaagttttaaaaatgattttgTAAGTTGCCATAAGTATAGACCATTAtgtttattttcaaaatctACCTCCTCTTGTGTACCTAATAATTTAGGAAAagcttatttaatttatcaaaataaattttttccgAAAAATGAGTTATATAATTCTCTAttaaacataaataaaaataattcttatattaatattttctctAGAAGTGAATCTTATATAGATAAGGatacattatttttcttatttgttTGCAATTTTTTAGTTACAATTTTTCAGTTGTTTGGTTTAACTAATTTCGCCTTTTGTTCAGCTCTTGTTCTTTTGTTAATAGGTTTTTTATCTATTACTCAGTTTGCCACTATGTTTAATCTTAGTGGTGCGACTCAGGCATATTCTCACGTTTTAA AATCATGGGaaatttcttatatatatacttattcatCAATATGGTCTCAATGTGTTTCTTTTGCTCTTTATGAGTTATCAATTGGAATCGGAATTTATTCATCTCTAGCAACAAAATCTAG aATAGGAACAAATTTAGCTTTTGATGGATATGCTATTACCATATGGAATTCCATAATTTCTGCACTTATGTTTTTTTCAGCag TTGCTGTTATTGGTTTTATCTCGAAAAGTTTAAATTCCAATTTTGTTGATATTTTAGAATATTCAAGAAAAGATTGCTCTTTTGTTCTTTTTCCTGTTGGATTTacttatttaaagaaaatggaa aaaACTTTATGTATGCTATACTATGGTTCATATGCTGTTCTATCATGTGCTTCTTTGGCTATACAATATGAAGTTTTAGTGATGACTATAAAAGATTTTAAGTTTtccaaaaataaaaagaaaagaactattattttaactttgtctatattttttttcttagcttccttttttatatctaatACTGATTCTAAAAATGTTATTTGGTTTTTAACTTTTACTATTTCAGAAAATGGTAGAGTTTTTGTTGCTCTTTCAATTTGTGTTATTTTAGGATGGTTATATAATATACAAGCTCAATTTAAAGCATTAACAActatat gtgttttatcatttaatataACCTTTTggatattaaatataattgtcAGTGTTTTATTCAATTATTTAAGTTATcatatttatgttttataCTTATGTagattaattatatttttaataagtacCATAGTGGCTCTATTAGCTTTGAAAATTGAAGTTcatctaaataaaaatgaaatggaatttttttataaaaatcttACTTATAAG gatATACTATATACACTATATTTAGGAAATATTGAAAGTTTAAGAAAAGAATTACAACGAATAATAAGTGGGAATGTATATATTGGAAACATTTCTATGTTTTGGTCTATtagtataaaatatatagcaACATCTATTTTACTTTCTGCTTTAATCGAATTTGTAGATGGAATATTTTATAGTactgaaataaaagaaaaagttaaATTAATACCCAAGGGTTGGGTCATTTTTTCTATCTGTTTTTGGATATTTACATTCCTCCTTTTACTGAtgtttcctttttttactaat ttaTTTGAAAAGTATTGCGCTCCAGATGATTATTTTGTTGATTTTGAATTGTTGCCCTCTAAACCGTTAAAAGAAATACagaattttaatttactctcttatttttatgaatttaaaaatattaataaaaaaaaaaaaaaaaaattttcattgaTTAGAAATAATTAA
- the IspF gene encoding 2C-methyl-D-erythritol 2,4-cyclodiphosphate synthase, putative, which yields MFLKIYTYIILLCFIILKSSEEKAYIKKNIFKYLFLNPTFKKNIYKKKELFYNGLRIGQGYDIHQIKVCENSNELFKNISNGLKNENNFKRLTIGGVKMPNIFVLSHSDGDIIYHSLVDSILGGLTYFDIGTLFSDKNEKYKDKNSSFFLRYTRLLLHKKNYKIGNIDINVIAEIPKISLIRNQIIKNISTLLNIHESQISIKGKTHEKIGIIGEKKAIECFSNVLLVPKG from the exons atgtttttaaaaatatatacatatataatacttttgtgtttcattatattaaaatcGTCAGAAGAAAaagcatatataaaaaaaaatatttttaaatatttatttttaaatccaacatttaaaaaaaatatatataaaaaaaaagaattattttataatggTTTAAGAATAGGTCAAGGTTATGATATTCACCAAATAAAGGTTTGTGAAAATAgtaatgaattatttaaaaatataagtaatggattaaaaaatgaaaataattttaaaagattGACAATTGGTGGAGTTAAAATGCCTaacatttttgttttatctCACAGTGATGGTGATATAATATATCATTCTTTAGTTGATTCTATTTTAGGTGGTTTAACTTATTTTGATATAGGAACTTTATTTtctgataaaaatgaaaaatataaagataaaaattcttccttttttttaagatataccagattattattacataaaaaaaattataaaattggAAATATAGATATTAATGTAATTGCAGAAATACCAAAAATATCTCTAATAAGaaatcaaataataaaaaatatatctactCTGTTAAATATTCATGAATCACAAATTAGTATTAAAg GAAAAACACATGAAAAAATAGGAATAATTGGAGAGAAAAAAGCAATAGAATGCTTTTCTAATGTTTTATTAGTACCAAAAGGTTAa
- a CDS encoding 3'exoribonuclease, putative — protein MSRYKVPLPPYNFKSKIQKIDEEFLKNDSFKRINNRRNNEIRDMFIKLGEDGYSDASCFYSLGNTKILCLIYGPKPDSKNATYDKGKVFLDIKSLNMNTYGTNEKNDDDIKSLLIECISNIIILDKYPHCSIYIKCLIIQSDGGCLSATLTCISLALIKAQIQMHDIIISINIHSIICPNTKRVYHLVDLDGLEEKYYKSKYEMNEITLGICLNLRTVCFFHGSGNFFNSKTLEEIINYAECACRSLGCEIKKILKNYILKKQEYSSINQ, from the exons ATGTCAAGATATAAGGTTCCACTTCCAccttataattttaaaagcaaaatacaaaaaattgaTGAAGAATTTTTGAAGAATGATagttttaaaagaataaataatagGAGAAATAATGAAATCAGGGATATGT ttataAAATTAGGAGAAGATGGATATTCGGATGCATCATGTTTTTATTCATTAGGAAATACtaaaattttatgtttaat ATATGGGCCTAAACCTGATTCGAAAAATGCAACTTACGATAAAGGAAAAGTTTTTTTAGATATCAAAAGTTTGAATATGAATACATATGGAACTAatgaaaaa aatgATGATGATATAAAAAGTTTATTAATAGAATGTATttcaaatattataattttagaCAAGTATCCACATTGTTCTATATATATCAAATGTTTAATAATTCAAAGCGATGGAG gATGCTTAAGTGCTACATTAACGTGTATATCTCTTGCTTTAATAAAGGCTCAAATACAAATGCATGATATTATTATATCCATAAAtata caTTCTATAATTTGCCCTAATACGAAAAGAGTATATCATCTTGTTGATTTAGACGGATTa gaagaaaaatattataaaagtaaatatgAAATGAATGAAATAACTTTAGGTATATGTTTAAATTTGAGAACTGTTTGCTTTTTTCATGGATcaggaaatttttttaatagcaAAACATTAGaagaa aTTATTAATTATGCTGAATGTGCTTGTAGATCTTTAGGTTgcgaaataaaaaaaattttaaaaaattatattttaaaaaaacaagaaTATAGTTCaataaatcaataa